The nucleotide window TCAATCCGTCAACAACAACATCCTTTAATTAGTCGATTAGCTGACTTAATTTTATCCTATTGGGAAAAATACTTAGAATTAGACCCCTATCAACTTCCAGACGGACTAGGATATGTAGAGGGACGACTTGAAGGCGAAAAACTGGTGATCGAAAACCATTGTTATCATACGCCTCAGTTCCGAAAAATGCACTTAGAACTGGCTAAATTGGGTAATAATCTTGATATTTTGCACTGTGTTATGTTTCCTAACCCTCATTATCCTTTACCCATGTTTGGCTGTGATATTGTCGCTAGTAAAGCCGGAGTGAGTGCGGCGATCGCAGATTTATCACCGACTAACCCCCAAGGAACTCTACCGACAACTTATCAAAAGGTTCTGTCTTCTTTACCGAAACGGGATTTTTCTCAAAGGAGAGATCTTCCTCCTTGGGGAGATATTTTTTCAGAGTTTTGTTTATTTATTCGCCCAACTAATTCTACAGAAGAAACTTTCTTTTTAGAGCGAGTTGAACAATTTTTAGAGCTTCATTGTCGTCAGTCTCTTATTGCTCAACCTCTATCAAGTAACGAGCAAGCTTTATATTTAGCCGGACAATATAACTACTGTAGCCAACAGCAAAAGAATGATAAAACTCGCCGAGTCTTAGAAAAAGCTTTTGGGGCTGAGTGGGCAGACAAATATATTAATTTAGTCTTGTTTGATTTGCCGGATTAGTCATTGGTCATTAGTTATTAGTCATTAGTCATTAGTGAGGCTTTTTTGACTCAAAACAATTTATTTTTCTAATTTTTATTAGTCCATTGATAATTTTTAATTGCGTCGGTTTACGGATTAATTATCAATCATTTATTGGGTTTTCAAAAGCATTACTAAATTGGAACACAAAACCAATTAATAATATCTTTATACTAATGACTAATGACTAATGACTAATACAAATTATTTCCGAACAAATTTAGGAAGATCTATTATTTTAGAAGAAGATTTTTGACCAGAAGAAATAGGAGAAATCACAGGAGAAGGCCAATCCGATGAAACCCGTTTAGAGATAGGTTCAGGTTGGGGGGATTCTTCAGGCTCAAAAGATGCAAAAAACTCATCTAAAAAGGCATCAACTTCATCCTCATCTGTATTTGGATTTGAATTTAATAAATTTGGATCGGGTGTAGAGTCAAAATCTTTTTCTTGAAAACTAACGGTTATCGGTTGAAAAAAGACATCTTCTAGAGAATTTAAAGTTGAGTTAGAATCGGATAAAGAGAGGGGAGAAATTGTTTGAGAGTTACTCGACCAAGGTTGAATAGATTTTTCTTTTGAGGTAATGGAAGAGACTGTTAAAGAATTATCAATTTCAGTTAGGGGAAAATTTAAACATTGATCTAAGGCTGCTTTATATTGTAAAGTATAGCGTTGCTGACGAAATAAACGGGAACGGAATTCCTGAATTTGTTCCTCTAAAAAAATGAGTTTTTGGGTTTTTGTATTATTATCTTCTTTTAAAAAAGCACATTCCCGTTCAAGGTTAGCTGTTTGGTGTTGTGTGTTTTCCAGTTGTTGAGTGAGAGTTTCTATAAAAACTTGTTGATTTTGAGCCAATTGTTGAGCTTGTTCTAATTCTTGAATTAACTGAGTCCTTTTTCCTTGAGTTTGGGTTAATTGTTGAGTTTGTTGGGTTAATAGAGCTTCTGCATTCTGAGCGCGTAACTTTTGATGCTGTAACTGATGCTGAGATTCAGCTAAAGCTTGCTCTAACTCTACCACTGTTTTAAGCAATTCTCGATTTTGTTGACCCAGTTTATGGGCTAGAGTAAACCAATCAATATTTTCCGTCAATTGCTCGGATTGAGGATTATAGCTATAGACATCATTTTCCGTTGGGGTTTCGCTTGAAGTCTCGGAAAATGAGAGGTCTATCGGCTCGACAAGTTCTGCTGAAATGGGTTGTTGGGGTGTCGGTTCTAACTCTACACAGTCAGACCACTCTTGGGGAGAATAAATAACTTTTGGCAATAGATGGGGTGGGTTGGGTGAAGTCGGAAATTTGTTGCTTTCACTCATGATAATGGGTTTATTCCAGTAGATGCTATCTTATACAGATTGAATCTGATTCACGAGTGTTTCCTGAGTGCTGTGAGATTTTGCTCCTTTTCCAGCCCATTAATTATATAAACTTAGCTTATGACTCTTATAAAAATCTTTTTTGTTAAAACTCTTTACACAGCTTAAACTTTTGTTTAATATCTTATTTAAATCGAATCATACATTCCGTACCTCGATAATTTAATAGAAATCATAGCCATATGACTACTACTTTACAGCAACGCGAAAGCGTTTCCCTGTGGGAACAGTTTTGTCAGTGGATCACCAGCACCAACAACCGTTTATACATCGGTTGGTTCGGTGTCATCATGATCCCCACCCTCTTAACTGCTACTACCTGTTTCATCATTGCTTTCATCGCTGCTCCTCCTGTAGACATCGATGGAATCCGTGAACCCGTAGCTGGTTCTTTACTCTACGGAAACAACATCATCTCTGGTGCAGTTGTTCCTTCTTCCAACGCCATTGGATTACACTTCTACCCCATTTGGGAAGCCGCTTCCTTAGATGAGTGGCTTTACAACGGTGGCCCTTACCAGTTAGTAGTATTCCACTTCTTAATCGGAGTATTCTGCTACATGGGTCGTCAGTGGGAATTAAGCTACCGCTTAGGAATGCGTCCTTGGATTTGTGTAGCTTACTCTGCTCCTGTATCCGCAGCTACCGCAGTATTCTTAATCTACCCCATCGGACAAGGTTCTTTCTCTGATGGAATGCCTTTAGGAATCAGTGGAACATTCAACTTCATGTTCGTTTTCCAAGCAGAACACAACATCTTAATGCACCCCTTCCATATGTTGGGAGTAGCTGGTGTATTCGGAGGTTCTTTATTCTCTGCAATGCACGGAAGCTTAGTAACCAGTTCTTTAGTTCGTGAAACTACCGAAGTAGAATCTCAGAACTATGGTTACAAGTTCGGACAAGAAGAAGAAACCTACAACATCGTAGCAGCACACGGATACTTCGGACGTTTAATTTTCCAATATGCGTCCTTCAACAACAGCCGTTCATTACACTTCTTCTTAGGAGCATGGCCTGTAATCGGTATCTGGTTCACCGCAATGGGAATCTCTACCATGGCCTTCAACCTCAACGGTTTCAACTTCAACCAGTCTATCCTTGATTCTCAAGGTCGTGTCATCAGCACCTGGGCTGACGTATTAAACCGCGCTAACTTAGGATTTGAAGTAATGCACGAGCGCAACGCTCACAACTTCCCCTTAGACTTAGCGTCTGCTGAACCTGTTGTTGCTCCTTCCATCAATGGCTAGGATTTCTAACAACTAAATAACTACCAAAAAACGTCCTCTGAAATATGGGGGCGTTTTTTGGTTTTTGGGGAGTTTATAATTAATGTAATTGACCCAAATTTTTAGTAAATGTCCATAACGCTCATGACGACAGAAATATTACCAAAGCTAAAAGCGTTATATGAAGAAGACTTTCCTTTGTGGATAGATGAAATCCTTAAGCAATTGAAATCCCGTAATTTTGAGGAGGTGGACTGGGAAAATTTAATTGAGGAGGTAGAATCTTTGGGAAGAGAGCAAAAAAACAAAGTAGAAGGATATCTCTATCAACTTTTTAGACATTTGTTGTTATATCAATATTGGGAAAGTGAAAAAGAATGGTGTACATCTGGTTGGGAAGATGAGATCGATATTTTTAGAAAACAACTCAATATTCTTGTAAGAAGTAAAACGCTTTACAATTATATGCTGTCTATTTATGAGGCAACTTATCAGGATGCGCGGCGTTCAGTAATTCGTAAAACTGATCAAAAAATTTTTCCTGAATTATGTCCTTATACCGTTGAGAAAGTTCTTAATTCTGAATGGCTGCCTTAAATGTTACTAAAAAAAATCTCCCTGATTAAGGGGGAGTTAGGGGGATAAGATGGTTAGTGCTACGATTTCTAAACTCACTCTAGAAGAATTTTTAAAGCTTCCTGAAACAAAGCCAGCGAGTGAATATATTAATGGGATTATCTCTCAGAAACCGATGCCCCAAGGAAAACATTCTCGACTACAATTAAAGTTTTGTGAGGCGGTTAATGATGTGGCCGAAGAGAAACAATTGGCAATGGCTTTTCCTGAATTACGCTGTACTTTTGGAGGACGTTCTATAGTACCTGATGGGGTAGTTTTTAGTTGGGAGCGCATTCCGTTTGATGAAAATGGAGAGGTTGAGAATGCTTTTACTATTCATCCTGACTGGGTTGTAGAAATTCTTTCCCCAGAACAAAAAACAACAAAAGTTATTCGCAATATTTTACATTGTTTAAAATATGGGTGTCAGTTAGGATGGCTCATTGATCCAGAAGAACGAATAATTTTAGTTTTTCAACCTCAACAGATGCCTATTGAATTATCAGGTAGTGATGTTTTACCTGTCTTGTCAGGGTTAGAATTAAGGCTTACTGGTGATGATGTTTTTAGTTGGTTGAAGGGAAAAAGAGAAAGTTGAGCGGGACTATTTTATTTTCCCTGGTACTGACACCCAACAAGGGTGCAGCTAAACGAGCAGAGCAATCATACGCGGGCTAAAAAAACAAATTTCCCCTATAATACAATTAATATAAAAAAGTAAAATAATTACAATGCCACTTTTAAAACTAACAGTTGAACAAGTCATTGACTTAGTTAAGCAACTTCCACCCCGCGATAAAAAAGCGGTATTAGATGCACTTCAAAATGAAAATACTGAAACTGAACACCCTTGGATGAAGTTTGCTGAAAAATATAAGGATGATCCTCAATTTGATAAAATGATGGCATATATTGAAGCTGATCGCCGTGAACTTGATGCAGAAATAGAACAGTATTATCAAACACTTGAGGAAAATCCCTATCTTATTTCATCTCTACACATAAGATAGTAACGAGAAACTCATCTGCGTTTATCTGCGTTCATCTGCGGACAATATATAAGGAAAAGCCTATGAAATCCTAAAAAAGATACCCAAAATTAAGTTTTGACAAAGGTCTGTGATGGCGATATATTACAGGTTACAAGTCTTGACGCGAGAGAACAGACCCATACCACACCACAGCCACACATCCTCCGCACCCGCGCCAACATCACCCGACCAGAAAACCCCCGCCCCAAACCCAGGTAGGTGATCTCTTGGAGCATCTTCTAATGAAAAGGTAAGGTCATAGTGGCACAACCAATCCCCTTCCTTGCGCCAACCGACGCGATCACAAAATTTTTCCCATATCTCCCTATTATATTCTCTTGTTCCCCCCAGTGAGTGATAAATTTCGGCTTGAACTGAAAAGCCGAATTTACCTTTACTGTAGTGTAGCCAGAGTTGGTTAATGGTTCGTAAATCCTCACAGGGAAAATTATTTATATCTTCTACTCTTAGCCATCCTTCTGATGTTCGGTTAGCCGCTTGACACATCACTCTAGACGTTTCTTGATCTGCTTCTTTCCATTTTCCTTGTTTAAGAAAGTCGCGCAGTTGTGTATAATCAACCCCTTTTTCGCTTTTGAATTCAATCTCACCAGTTGAAGAGAGTACAGATTTATCTGTAATATTTTTACTTTTGATTATTAGCTTAATTTCATATCCTTTTCCATTAATCCAATCTTCTCGAATAACCAATATAGTATAATTGTTAAAATTCCAACTGTTTGGAGTTCCCAACTCTAAAGCCTTTAAAATCTCTTGAGTAAAATTCATTCCTATAGCTTTTTTCAAAAGAATATTTCCATAGTTAACCATTGTTTGATGTGCCGATTGTGCTTGATTGGGTTGATTAACATTAAGAACAATTTTAAGCTCTGTTATATTCGTTAAGCTTCCACTAACATAATAAGCAATATTGTTCTTTAAACCTGACGATTTTTCCCCTAACTCTTGATAGGGACTAGAACAACTATAATTTCCATCACCCAATAAATCTTTGTAATCTCTAGTTTTCAATCCTACCTCATTCAAATAGGAGCAAACTGCTAAAGGTGAATCTTGCAGAAAAAATGGTTGAGGTTTTTCTGTTTTGGGTTGAGTAAGCATTTTGTCAGCAATGGGTTGAAGTCCTCTAGCTGCATCGCTTAATGAGGGAGTTGGGGGTATTGGAACTTGTTGGGGTTGAGTAAGTATCTTACGGGCAATACGCTCGATTCCTTCAATCGCTTCGTAATCGCGCCAAGAAACTTCCAAGACTCGAATCCATAACTGTCTAGCTAATTGATAATCTTCTTTAACTTCAGCTTTTAAAGCTTCTTTACGTAAAGGTTCAGCATCTCTCAGGGTAGCATTTTGCGGCAGAAGAATATAGTGCATTTTGCTTGGAGGTTCAGCCATTAGGTAAGGAAACTGAGGAGGTTTTTTATATTGTTGATTAATCTGAGGAACTCGATAGGTTAAATGCTGATACAATCTTTCTACTGTGGCACAGTTGCCTTCTCCTCTAATTCTGAGTCCTTCTAACAGGGCGGTTGTAAATGAACCTTGAAAAATTTCATTACTTAATGGAATTTCATAGGATTTTTCTGAAGGACTACAGGAAGAAATAGTAATCACTCCTTGGTGTTTTTCTCCTCCAATACCTAAGCCATTTCTACTCTCATCATTTCGACAGGCATCAAGCAAAAGAATAATATTATCTGCCCCACTCCTCCGCAATGTTTCCGTTATGTAGTTAAGAGAAAGCGCTGTATCTTCTATTGCTAGGGGATGGGCATCACAAGGCATGAGATAATCTCGTCCTTGATGGCGTACACCATGCCCACTAAAGAAAAACCAAAAGTTATCCCCGGCTTGCAGTTGGGGACTATCAAAAAAATCCAACAAAAACGCCTTTAGATTAGTATAAGTCGGTTGAGTGGCTTGTCTTGAACCATTGGGGGCGATTAAGTCAGGTGAGTTATCAGAATAGTAAAAAATTTGCTCAAAATTAGATTCAAGGCAAAAATCCCGTATTAATTCGGCATCTCGTATTGCTCCCCGTAACGATTGTAGCCTGTGATAGTGGTTAAGCCCTATTACCCATGCCCAGTTAGTCATCGATTTTACTCGCGTTTAAACTTAAAGGTAATTCCCCCTTTTGTGGCGGTTTTTGCCCCTGTACCTAATAGTTTAACTTCTCCTTCTGCTGTAATTTCTACAGTTAGTTCTATTTCATCTAATTTTAGTCCTGTTTGCTGATTTACCTGTTCTTGGGCATGATTAAAAACTTTCCCAACCACCGAAAGAAATTTAGAAAGTTCTGTTTCTAGTTTGCTAGCTTGTACCGGGGCTGCGTTTCCTGGGGTTTGGGGTGTTTTAGCATAGGGATTTTGATAAGGTGTGGCAGACTTAGCACCATCAACTGATGTCTCATCCGCCGTAATGATCCAAATGGTTTCATCAGAATTATCTGGCATACTGTAAATTTAGGTTTCCCTATAATCTTAAAATTACTGGCTCTATTTTCTTTTATAACTTATTAAGGCAAGTTTAGGCTTGAATTGTTTCATTTTTTGGAGTAAGGCTTTCTTATACCAATTCTTAAAAATCAAACTACAGTTTTTGATGCGTCATCGACGCATCCTACAATTGGAGCGAGAAGATTGTGATGTTAAAATTTACAGAATTGGTATTAAAAGCCCCTTTGATAAGGGGGGTTGAGGGATATATTAACTGTTTACTGTTCACTGTTAACTAAAAAGGTGGGCGATGCCCACCCTACAATATAATTCTGTCAATTCTCTGTAGTGCTAAAATAATGACCATAGTCGTGACTAGGGTTATTTATGCAAATTTCTAAAAGCAAGCTTAAAGCTAAACTTCTTGAGTACCTACGCCTCGCTGAATCTCAAGAGGAAGAAATTATTATCACTGATCATGGTAAACCTGTGCTAAAAATATCAAAATACACGGTTTCACCAACAACAGAGGAATTATTCTCTCCTATGCGTGGTAAAGTTCAATATTTTGAGGATTTAACTACACCCACCACCGATGAATGGGGTGAAATATGAGTGTTGTTTTAGATACTTGTGCTTTAATTTGGTGGAGTCTTAATCCTGAAAAACTCTCATTATCTGCTAAGGAAACCTGTAATATCCTCGAAAAAGAAAAAAATGCTCTTGTTGCTTCGATTTCCATTTGGGAGATCGCTATTAAAGTAAAGAACAAGAAATTAGATTTAGGGGTGTCCTTAGAAACCTATGTAGAAGCCTTAAAAAAGTCCGATGTTATCTCAATTATTCCTATTGATGAAACTCTTTGGTTAAAAAGTGTGGCTTTAGAATGGACTCATCGAGATCCTGCCGATCGCGTGATAGTTTCCTTGGCTAGACAATACCACGCTTCTATTATTACCGCCGATCGCGTGATAGCAGAATTTTATCCTAGGGTAATTTGGTAGAGGCATTCTTGCATCAGCTAAGACGCATTTAATTTTTATTTCATTAAGCTACTCCTCACCCTCCCCCATATCATACCCCAACCCGAAAAACCATAAGAGTTGCAAAACTGTAATATAAAGATTAAAATAGTTTACAAAAGTTAACATTACCCAAATTAAAGATGACTATTTTCTGTTCTTCATTAGTGATTGGTTTGATAGCTGTTGCCCTTTTAGCCCAAAAAGGGTTATCTCAACAAGTTCAAGAAGAAACTCTTCCTATCCCTGTTCGGGTTGATGATGTCGATAATTTAGCCAAAATAAGGAAAAGACGTTAAGGATGCAACACAAACTGAGGAGTTTTTTAACGGAGGAGTTGGGGCTTCCGATCGCTGAGGTAACATGGGCAGAACGCCAAGTTCAACAGATGCCTAATCAGTTGCCGATGATTTTATGGCAGTATGGGCTAATTAGCTTAAGGCAGTTAGATAAAATCTTGGATTGGCTGGAAACCGCTTAACCTTAGCCCATCATTCCTAGAAAAAAGATGCGCCTTTGAACGCATCCTAGTTAAAGGTTATCCATTGACGACTACGCCGCCATTGGGGTGTAAAATTTGACCGGTGAAATAAGAGGCATCATTAGAGGCTAAAAAGACATAACTAGAAGCCACTTCTTCTGGTTGTCCTGCCCGTTGCATGGGAACTTGTGCCCCAAAACTTTCAACCTTATCCTCTGGGAAGGTCGCAGGAATTAACGGAGTCCATATCGGCCCCGGTGCTACCCCATTAACCCGAATTTCTTTTTCGACCAATGACTGAGATAACGCACGAGTAAAGGCAACGATCGCTCCTTTAGTTGAGGAGTAATCTAATAACATGGGATTGCCTTTATAAGCCGTCACTGAAGTGGTGTTAATGATCGCACTCCCTTTTTGCAGATGAGGTAATGCGGCTTTAGTCAGATAGAACATCGAAAAAATATTCGTGCGGAAAGTGCGCTCTAATTGTTCTTGAGTAATATTTTCAATACTGTCTTGGGGATGTTGCTCCCCAGCATTATTGACTAATATATCAAGTCGGTTGAATTCTTGGACTGTTTTCTGTACGGCTTGCTGGCAAAATTGTTCATCTCCCACATCCCCCGCTAGGGTAACACACCGTCTTCCGTATTCTTCGACTTGCTCCTTTGTTTTCTGTGCGTCTTCATGTTCATTGAGATAAACGATCGCCACATCTGCTCCTTCTTTGGCAAAAGCGATCGCCACTGCTCGACCTATCCCACTATCACCCCCAGTAATTAAAGCTACTTTTTGATAAAGTTTGCCACTGCCTTTGTGTTGAGCGTCGTCAGATTTTGGTAAGGGCTGCATTTCAGATTCTAATCCGGGTTGACGATCTTGATGTTGTGGGGGTTGTAATTGTTGAGTCATTTTTTATCCCTCCTGTGGAGATTATTTTTTGTTATTTTTATTTGGGATGTCTGTTAATAAATTAGCCATTGAAATTTTTATGATCGCCCATCTCAAGAAATATAAAAAAGTATCTAAAATCTATCTTTAGAAAGATTCTTTTTTAAATAATTTGTTTTTTTAATTTTCAGGGATTTAGGGCTACCAATTTAATTAAGTATTTATACTTAAAGCTCATTAAATAGGTTAAAAACTTTAGATAATCTTCCACTTATTGGACAAGCTCATCAGTTAATATAGAATTAGGTTCAACTTAGAAATATGTTAGAACTTAATGACTAAATTTTTTGGGCTTGGGAAATTAAGAGTGCTGTAGCTCTGATTTATATATAAAGTCGACCCTAGATAGTGTGAAGATTGAAAATTTATTAACCCTAAAATTGTTATGTTGCTTCAATTTAATTCTCAACTCTCTTTCTATAATCCAGAAAAAACACGACTGGTCTTGACATCTTTTGATAACTCTTCAGTTTAAATCTCGATTCACTCACATTCCTTGAAACATCATCGATTCAAAACCCGGTAATTTTAACCAATCTCTGTCTTTATTCTCACTAACAGTTGGGTTTCTATCTCTATTCCCATCCCCCTAATTCACCCAAAGGGGTGAATCCATCATACTAAATCTCTGAGTATGGTGTAAGAAGAGATACTTATACACTAAGTTTCACTTTTGGTCAGCAAGCCATGATAACTCACACAAATATTAGCTCACTCCTCGCTAGAGGTACAGGGTTAATCTTGGGATTTGCATTAGCAACCCTAAACCCCTCTCCAACTCTAGCTTTAGAAAATTCTTCTCCCCAAAACTCAAGCCAGTCTAGTCAGATGAATTTTATTGCCCAAAGTGAAAGTAGCTCCTCATCGTTAGCTGACGGAGTTTACTTATACGGTCAATCTCCCGAACCTGAGCAAATCGGCCAAGAATATCTTGTCATAAGAGTTAATCAAGGTCAAGTCGTTGGCGCATTTTATATGCCTCAATCTGAGTTTAACTGTTTTTATGGCAATGTGAACGCTCAACAAATGAATTTATCGGTGGTTGATCCTTATGATAACTCAGTCCATCCTTATTCTATTGCTTTACAAACTACGTCTCCCGTTGCCGCTCAAAATGCGAGTTCAGTTTCTTTAACCTTAGAAGGCTATCATCAACTCTCTAAACTGAGTGAAAATGATCAACGCATTCTTAATGTTTGTGTTCAGAAACATCAATAAGCGTTTAAAATTCGATTCCGGGTTGAGCTTTAACCCCTTGATCTTGGAAAGGATGTTTAAGCAGTTTCATTTCCGTCACCAAATCCGCTTTTTGAATCAATTCTGGCGGGGCCCCTCTGCCAGTCAAAATAACATGGGAGTCTTCGGGTTTTTCGTCTAATCCCCTCAAGACTTGGTTAATCTCTAAATAACCTAATTTCAGAGCAATATTAATTTCATCTAATAATACGAGTTTATAATGAGGATCGCGGATAAAAATTAAAGCTTTTTCCCAAGCTTGTTGCGCTTTTTCAATATCTCTTTGACGATCTTGAGTTTCCCATGTAAACCCTTCACCCATCGCATAAAATTCTAGTTGTTCTTCCCAACGACTTAAAACCGCTTTTTCGGCAGGTTCCCACGCTCCTTTAATAAATTGAACAATGGCGACTTTATAACCATGTCCTAAAGAACGCAGAACCATACCTAAAGCGGCTGTGGTTTTTCCTTTACCATTGCCGGTATGAACAATAATTAACCCTTTTTCTCGATCGCGTTGAGCTAGACGTTGTTCTTGTATCGTTTTACGTCGCTCCATTTTTTGTTTGTAACTTTCGGGAGTAATATCAGAAGAATGAGTCATGAAAATACTTGGTTAAGCCCTAACTATTTTTGCCACTTTTAACTGGGTACTTGGGAAGCTATTCCCTTATTTTTAGGGGATCATACTATACTATACCACAGATCACGACGGCAATTGAGCCTCTAGTTAAGAACTTGGCTATCCTGGCGGGAACAAGACCTAATTTATCTTGTCTTTGATCTTATCTATCAACCTTTAAGATTGAGATAGGAATTAATAGATCAACTAGGGATAATTGGACAAGTGAAAATCAGAGTATCTTATATAAATCGTCAATTTTAATAGGCTCTATCATTGATTAGGTCGATCTGTTTTAAGCGGCTGTTGATTCTAAAAAAGAGTTAAAGGTTAAAGACATCGGTTCGGATTTGGTGGCAATTTCCTCGGTCATCGCTCCCATATATTCATTGACGATTTCCTCTCCCCAAAGTGAGCTAAGACGTAATAAATAATAACTTTCAGGATTATTAGATTCGGATTTAATTTCTGGGTAAGCTACGGCAATTAATTGTTTTTGGTTAGACATTTTAGTTTCTCCTTCTATTTGTTAAACTTAAATTGGGTAGGAACGTTAACCTAGAATTATTTGGTTTGATTTCCTTTTCCCCTCTCATATTCCTAATCATAAATGAGGGTTTTCCAAAAATCAAGGTTTTTTTTATATTTTTTCTGTTAACTATCAGCTTAAATTTTACTTAGTTTTAATAAACTTAGAAATTTATTTTGACTTTAAAAACTCTTGTTCGACTCTTAATAATTTGTCTGGGGTGTTAAGTCCTCTAAGGTTATTCTGTAAAATCCCCTACAAAATCAAGAGTAATTTTCTGGCTACACTTGATGATTCTGGAGGTCTAACGATTCTAAAGTAAAGATTGATTTAAGGCAATAGGCAATAGTAACAAGGGATAACAATCCGATTTGATTGGTGAACAAAGTTATGCCGTAAGACAGGTGTTTTTTACTGATGAATGATTTAAAAGTGCTATAAATTTGAGAGATGAAATAGGTAATAGGGAAGTTATTCAGAGAGCTTGAGCATGATCTGTCTTTAATTTGGCTCTATTCCCTAAGTATTACCCATTAAATTGTCTTTTCTGTTGATGAAGTGGCAACAGAGTAGTTGAGAACTTGATGAGATTTTTGAACTAAATCAAAATAAAATCAATTACATTACAGAACTCATCAATTTCTCTTACTTTTGACTTTCTGGTGCAACAAGTCTATTAAGTTTACCACTGCGATAACCTTCTAAATCTAACGTGACATAAATAAATCCGTACTCTTGAAATTGGGTCACTAATTGTGTTAAATCTGTATTAAGAACGAACTCTAGAATTAATTCCGGTGCAAGCTCAATACGAGCCGTATCTTCTTGAGAACGTACCCTAACCCCTTGATACCCTAATTTTCGTAAATAAATTTCTGCTCGTCCTACTCGTTGTAACTTGGTGATGGTAATTTCTTCTCCATAGGGAAAACGAGAAGACAAGCAAGGTTGTGCCGGTTTATCCCACCAAGGAAGTCCTAAGTATTGGGAGAGTTGACGCACTTGAGCTTTTGTGATTCCTGTTTCTGCTA belongs to Gloeothece citriformis PCC 7424 and includes:
- a CDS encoding type II toxin-antitoxin system Phd/YefM family antitoxin, with the translated sequence MQISKSKLKAKLLEYLRLAESQEEEIIITDHGKPVLKISKYTVSPTTEELFSPMRGKVQYFEDLTTPTTDEWGEI
- a CDS encoding Pepco domain-containing protein; translated protein: MPDNSDETIWIITADETSVDGAKSATPYQNPYAKTPQTPGNAAPVQASKLETELSKFLSVVGKVFNHAQEQVNQQTGLKLDEIELTVEITAEGEVKLLGTGAKTATKGGITFKFKRE
- a CDS encoding GUN4 domain-containing protein produces the protein MTNWAWVIGLNHYHRLQSLRGAIRDAELIRDFCLESNFEQIFYYSDNSPDLIAPNGSRQATQPTYTNLKAFLLDFFDSPQLQAGDNFWFFFSGHGVRHQGRDYLMPCDAHPLAIEDTALSLNYITETLRRSGADNIILLLDACRNDESRNGLGIGGEKHQGVITISSCSPSEKSYEIPLSNEIFQGSFTTALLEGLRIRGEGNCATVERLYQHLTYRVPQINQQYKKPPQFPYLMAEPPSKMHYILLPQNATLRDAEPLRKEALKAEVKEDYQLARQLWIRVLEVSWRDYEAIEGIERIARKILTQPQQVPIPPTPSLSDAARGLQPIADKMLTQPKTEKPQPFFLQDSPLAVCSYLNEVGLKTRDYKDLLGDGNYSCSSPYQELGEKSSGLKNNIAYYVSGSLTNITELKIVLNVNQPNQAQSAHQTMVNYGNILLKKAIGMNFTQEILKALELGTPNSWNFNNYTILVIREDWINGKGYEIKLIIKSKNITDKSVLSSTGEIEFKSEKGVDYTQLRDFLKQGKWKEADQETSRVMCQAANRTSEGWLRVEDINNFPCEDLRTINQLWLHYSKGKFGFSVQAEIYHSLGGTREYNREIWEKFCDRVGWRKEGDWLCHYDLTFSLEDAPRDHLPGFGAGVFWSGDVGAGAEDVWLWCGMGLFSRVKTCNL
- a CDS encoding DUF29 domain-containing protein, with the protein product MTTEILPKLKALYEEDFPLWIDEILKQLKSRNFEEVDWENLIEEVESLGREQKNKVEGYLYQLFRHLLLYQYWESEKEWCTSGWEDEIDIFRKQLNILVRSKTLYNYMLSIYEATYQDARRSVIRKTDQKIFPELCPYTVEKVLNSEWLP
- a CDS encoding DUF2949 domain-containing protein, which translates into the protein MQHKLRSFLTEELGLPIAEVTWAERQVQQMPNQLPMILWQYGLISLRQLDKILDWLETA
- the psbA gene encoding photosystem II q(b) protein, which produces MTTTLQQRESVSLWEQFCQWITSTNNRLYIGWFGVIMIPTLLTATTCFIIAFIAAPPVDIDGIREPVAGSLLYGNNIISGAVVPSSNAIGLHFYPIWEAASLDEWLYNGGPYQLVVFHFLIGVFCYMGRQWELSYRLGMRPWICVAYSAPVSAATAVFLIYPIGQGSFSDGMPLGISGTFNFMFVFQAEHNILMHPFHMLGVAGVFGGSLFSAMHGSLVTSSLVRETTEVESQNYGYKFGQEEETYNIVAAHGYFGRLIFQYASFNNSRSLHFFLGAWPVIGIWFTAMGISTMAFNLNGFNFNQSILDSQGRVISTWADVLNRANLGFEVMHERNAHNFPLDLASAEPVVAPSING
- a CDS encoding Uma2 family endonuclease; its protein translation is MVSATISKLTLEEFLKLPETKPASEYINGIISQKPMPQGKHSRLQLKFCEAVNDVAEEKQLAMAFPELRCTFGGRSIVPDGVVFSWERIPFDENGEVENAFTIHPDWVVEILSPEQKTTKVIRNILHCLKYGCQLGWLIDPEERIILVFQPQQMPIELSGSDVLPVLSGLELRLTGDDVFSWLKGKRES
- a CDS encoding type II toxin-antitoxin system VapC family toxin, producing MSVVLDTCALIWWSLNPEKLSLSAKETCNILEKEKNALVASISIWEIAIKVKNKKLDLGVSLETYVEALKKSDVISIIPIDETLWLKSVALEWTHRDPADRVIVSLARQYHASIITADRVIAEFYPRVIW
- a CDS encoding phycocyanobilin:ferredoxin oxidoreductase, which encodes MLDTAKSSIRQQQHPLISRLADLILSYWEKYLELDPYQLPDGLGYVEGRLEGEKLVIENHCYHTPQFRKMHLELAKLGNNLDILHCVMFPNPHYPLPMFGCDIVASKAGVSAAIADLSPTNPQGTLPTTYQKVLSSLPKRDFSQRRDLPPWGDIFSEFCLFIRPTNSTEETFFLERVEQFLELHCRQSLIAQPLSSNEQALYLAGQYNYCSQQQKNDKTRRVLEKAFGAEWADKYINLVLFDLPD